The genomic region CGGCAGGTGCTTCAGCTCGGGCACGAAGTAGGGGTTGGGCAGGAACCGGACGTCGAGCACCAGGTCGGCGTGGGTGGGGAGGCCGTAGCGGAAGCCGAACGACACCACCGTCGCGCCCATGCCCGAGGCGGCCCCCTCCACGAAGCGGTGGTGGATGAGCTGCTTCAGCTGGTGGACGTTGAGCTGCGAGGTGTCCACCACCTCGCCCGCCAGGGCCTTGAGCGAGGCGAGGGTGGTCCGCTCGGCCGCCACCGCCTCCGGCACCGTGCGGCTCTCGCCGGCGAGCGGGTGGCGGCGGCGGGTCTCGGAGAAGCGGCGAAAGAGGGCCTCGTCGCCGGCGTCGAGGTAGATGACGTCCACCCGGGCGCCGGTGCGGCGCACCTCCTCGATGACGCGCGGCGCGTCGGGCAGGAAGCGCCCCTCGCGCGCGTCCACCACGAGGGCGATGCGCGAGACCTCGCCGGCCGTGTGCGCCGAGAGCTCGAGCAGCTTCTCGAGGAAGACGATGGGCAGGTTGTCGATGCAGTAGAAGCCGGCGTCCTCGAGCGCCCGCAGGGCGGTGCTCTTCCCCGACCCGGCCACGCCGGTGAGGATCACCACGTGGGCGGCGTGGTGGG from Anaeromyxobacter paludicola harbors:
- the rapZ gene encoding RNase adapter RapZ, with the translated sequence MSASRLPHHAAHVVILTGVAGSGKSTALRALEDAGFYCIDNLPIVFLEKLLELSAHTAGEVSRIALVVDAREGRFLPDAPRVIEEVRRTGARVDVIYLDAGDEALFRRFSETRRRHPLAGESRTVPEAVAAERTTLASLKALAGEVVDTSQLNVHQLKQLIHHRFVEGAASGMGATVVSFGFRYGLPTHADLVLDVRFLPNPYFVPELKHLPGTDRRVSDFVLSQPDARAFLDKTADLCAFLLPRFRAEGKSYLTLAVGCTGGRHRSVAISEELARRLEQGGNEVRVWHRDVEKD